In one window of Bifidobacterium crudilactis DNA:
- a CDS encoding ATP-binding cassette domain-containing protein — protein sequence MSSHDIVVENACTNNLKNVTVRIPKHRITAVTGVSGSGKSSLVFSTLAAESQRNVNKAYSAYVQQLLPKYPAPTVGRIDNVPFSLVVGQQQLSGNARSTVGTYSDLYTALRLLFSRIAKPFIGYSMAYSFNTPSGMCTTCQGLGFTRTIVPKSLLDMSKTLKEGAIRFPTFQPGGWRLTRYTESGFFDNDMPVEDWPAATLELLLYGKRQKPAHPSAQWHKSASYEGLIPRIEAIMNRDSSTYEHDIMRITQTGICPSCKGTRLNEQALSAKIKGTSIAECSSMSIRQLHEWMSGIDAGSSAVIVKEITAKIDNLVKVGLGYLSLDRVTTTLSGGEAQRLKLANYLNSPLSDVLYIFDEPSVGLHPHDLVSVAQIFQGLRDKGNTLVMVDHDPELINIADHVIDMGPGGGSHGGTVTFQGTYSGLLGSDTGTGHALRNRGTMTQGSTADGEFIEIENVTRHNLVNVSARIPRNALSVITGVAGSGKSTLVSEGLLKQQQGILLDQRPIHTTHRSNLLTYLGVFDALRSDFASATNQDPSLFSYNGEGRCPTCKGKGVITLDLAYLADTSAVCEDCNGTRYSKQALRYRHHGLNIAQALALTAQEAQRLYSRSLGPAMRHLQEVGLAYLSIGQSLDTLSGGELQRLKLAKFLMNESTKLLVLDEPTSGLHESNIQQIIDLLKSLIVNRSVTIVVIEHNLRFIGQADWIVDVGPGAGGRRRARPL from the coding sequence ATGAGCAGTCACGATATCGTTGTCGAGAATGCCTGTACGAACAATCTCAAGAATGTCACAGTGCGCATTCCCAAGCACAGAATCACGGCGGTCACGGGTGTATCAGGGTCGGGAAAATCCTCGCTGGTGTTCTCGACTCTCGCCGCGGAATCGCAGAGGAACGTGAACAAGGCATACAGTGCCTATGTTCAGCAACTGTTGCCGAAATATCCTGCACCGACGGTCGGACGGATAGATAATGTGCCCTTTTCCCTGGTGGTCGGTCAGCAACAGCTCAGCGGAAACGCACGTTCCACCGTGGGAACGTATAGCGACCTATACACCGCACTGCGTCTGCTGTTCTCCCGTATCGCCAAACCCTTCATCGGATATTCGATGGCGTATTCCTTCAATACCCCGTCGGGGATGTGCACGACGTGTCAGGGTCTTGGTTTTACGAGAACCATCGTCCCGAAATCTCTTCTTGACATGTCTAAAACCCTGAAGGAAGGGGCCATCCGTTTCCCAACCTTTCAACCCGGGGGTTGGAGACTGACGAGATACACGGAATCCGGTTTCTTCGACAATGACATGCCGGTCGAAGATTGGCCTGCTGCTACCTTGGAGCTCCTGCTGTACGGGAAGCGGCAGAAACCGGCGCACCCGTCGGCGCAATGGCATAAAAGCGCAAGCTACGAAGGTCTCATTCCGAGGATTGAGGCAATCATGAATCGGGACTCAAGCACCTACGAGCATGACATCATGCGAATCACGCAGACCGGAATATGCCCGTCGTGCAAGGGAACGAGGTTGAATGAGCAGGCGCTTTCCGCGAAAATCAAGGGAACGAGCATTGCGGAGTGCAGTTCGATGAGCATTCGGCAGCTTCATGAGTGGATGAGCGGAATCGATGCCGGCTCATCGGCGGTGATAGTCAAGGAGATAACCGCAAAGATAGATAATCTCGTCAAGGTGGGATTGGGCTATCTCAGTCTGGATAGGGTGACGACAACGCTTTCCGGCGGCGAGGCGCAGCGTCTCAAGCTGGCCAACTATCTCAACAGCCCCTTGAGCGATGTGCTGTATATCTTCGATGAACCCAGTGTGGGTCTTCATCCGCATGATCTCGTGAGTGTGGCGCAAATATTCCAAGGGTTGCGAGATAAGGGAAATACTCTCGTTATGGTCGATCACGACCCGGAGCTCATCAACATCGCCGACCATGTCATCGATATGGGGCCCGGAGGAGGGAGCCACGGGGGAACGGTAACGTTCCAAGGTACATACTCTGGGCTGCTGGGCAGCGACACCGGAACCGGCCATGCTCTGCGAAATCGCGGGACGATGACTCAAGGCTCGACGGCAGATGGTGAATTCATTGAAATCGAGAACGTCACCAGACATAATCTCGTCAATGTCTCCGCCAGAATTCCGAGGAACGCGCTAAGCGTGATAACCGGCGTCGCCGGTTCAGGGAAAAGCACCTTGGTGTCGGAAGGTTTGCTCAAACAGCAGCAAGGAATACTGCTGGATCAACGACCCATCCATACGACCCACCGCTCGAATCTCCTCACCTATCTGGGCGTTTTCGACGCCTTGCGTTCCGATTTCGCAAGCGCCACGAATCAAGACCCCTCGTTGTTCTCATACAACGGTGAAGGAAGATGCCCCACTTGCAAGGGCAAGGGCGTGATTACGCTAGACCTCGCTTATCTGGCCGACACTTCGGCGGTGTGCGAAGACTGCAACGGAACGCGATACTCCAAACAGGCATTACGGTATCGTCACCATGGGCTGAATATCGCGCAGGCCCTTGCCTTGACGGCGCAAGAGGCTCAGCGACTGTATTCCAGATCACTGGGGCCGGCCATGCGCCATCTGCAAGAGGTCGGACTCGCATATCTGTCAATCGGGCAGTCGCTGGACACCCTCTCGGGTGGTGAGCTGCAACGTCTGAAACTGGCCAAGTTCCTCATGAACGAGAGCACGAAGCTGCTGGTTCTGGACGAGCCCACCAGCGGGTTGCACGAATCAAACATCCAGCAGATCATCGACCTGCTCAAGTCCTTGATTGTCAACAGGTCGGTCACCATCGTCGTCATAGAACACAATCTCAGATTCATCGGGCAGGCCGACTGGATTGTCGATGTCGGACCAGGTGCGGGGGGCAGACGGCGGGCACGTCCTCTTTGA
- a CDS encoding MarR family winged helix-turn-helix transcriptional regulator, with protein MKSNDGSSASFNSALMLLQCEFVAERNRVNPQGITWLQYDIMFALTEGSVLPSALSQRLGITRSKLSKNLGELKSLGYVDQVPGTGDRRELQTNLSASGQAFISNVDRQHQELADVARSVWTASEQVQFEKMSQKLVTALRNRRSAK; from the coding sequence ATGAAATCAAATGACGGGTCTTCCGCTTCCTTCAACTCGGCTCTCATGCTGTTGCAATGCGAATTCGTGGCCGAGAGAAATCGTGTGAATCCGCAAGGCATAACGTGGTTGCAATACGACATCATGTTCGCATTGACGGAGGGCTCGGTTCTACCTTCCGCATTGAGTCAGCGTTTGGGAATCACGCGTTCAAAACTGTCCAAGAATCTTGGCGAGCTGAAATCGCTTGGCTACGTCGATCAGGTGCCGGGCACGGGTGACCGACGAGAACTGCAGACAAACCTGTCTGCTTCCGGCCAGGCTTTCATTAGCAACGTCGATCGTCAACATCAGGAACTGGCCGATGTCGCGAGATCGGTGTGGACGGCAAGTGAGCAGGTACAGTTCGAAAAAATGTCGCAAAAGCTTGTGACAGCGCTTCGCAATCGCAGGTCTGCCAAATGA